A window of the Citrus sinensis cultivar Valencia sweet orange chromosome 9, DVS_A1.0, whole genome shotgun sequence genome harbors these coding sequences:
- the LOC102614321 gene encoding uncharacterized protein LOC102614321: MTRGNQRERDRERAAARGSKGKTKDDGLTPEQRRERDAKALQEKAAKKAAQAAGGDSAGGKGNNKK; encoded by the exons ATGACT CGCGGAAACCAGAGAGAACGCGATCGCGAGCGAGCGGCCGCTCGCGGCAGCAAGGGAAAGACCAAGGACGACGGCTTGACTCCCGAACAACGCCGCGAAag ggaCGCGAAGGCGCTGCAGGAGAAGGCTGCCAAGAAGGCGGCGCAGGCGGCTGGCGGAGATTCCGCTGGAGGTAAAGGcaataataagaaataa